Proteins from a genomic interval of Herpetosiphon gulosus:
- a CDS encoding NACHT domain-containing protein — translation KLVNAVITGSPGSDWLDSTPSIPDQGTSDDFSVQTRNGDILMLLAVQGRQRVVRQLTAEEVEAYQQHRFKIPKELGADHCLPDHAVIAVGERDGHVALLRAELATETVLEHPYLVLCGPPGSGKSTFAKHLVWALAQRGLDQINHHTGLLGWDDKRRVLPVFMSLRTVAGALVGKDLGLHNTPHIGLLLDAVCAHLQTTYGLEQPRELLSAGLDRSRTVLLVFDGLDEVPLEATDHSLDRRSLLTFVRVFANAYPARILITCRSRAWTEDYRQITQWPLVELAPLSGDQMTQFISTWFPLLHAKGLIEQEAIERYGEQLTQALHDLHRRRLRDMAENPLLLEYDDFCAGSQGRVATRPP, via the coding sequence TGGTGACATACTGATGTTGCTGGCGGTGCAGGGACGGCAGCGGGTCGTGCGGCAACTCACGGCGGAAGAAGTCGAGGCGTATCAGCAACACAGGTTTAAAATTCCCAAGGAGCTGGGCGCTGATCACTGTTTGCCCGATCACGCCGTGATTGCGGTGGGTGAGCGAGATGGTCACGTGGCGTTGCTGCGGGCGGAACTGGCGACGGAAACCGTCTTGGAACACCCCTACCTCGTGCTGTGTGGCCCACCGGGCAGCGGCAAATCGACCTTCGCCAAGCATCTGGTGTGGGCCTTGGCCCAGCGCGGTCTGGATCAGATTAATCACCATACGGGCTTGCTGGGCTGGGATGACAAACGGCGCGTGTTGCCCGTGTTTATGTCCTTGCGCACGGTAGCAGGCGCATTGGTTGGGAAGGATCTCGGGTTGCACAACACACCCCATATTGGGCTGTTGCTCGATGCGGTGTGTGCCCATCTGCAAACGACCTATGGGCTTGAGCAGCCGCGTGAGCTTTTAAGTGCTGGACTGGATCGCTCGCGCACGGTCTTGTTGGTGTTTGATGGCTTGGATGAAGTGCCACTGGAAGCCACTGACCACAGCCTTGATCGCCGCTCACTGTTGACCTTTGTGCGCGTGTTTGCCAATGCCTATCCTGCCCGTATCCTGATTACCTGCCGCTCCCGCGCATGGACAGAAGACTATCGCCAGATCACGCAGTGGCCATTGGTTGAGTTGGCTCCGTTGAGCGGTGACCAAATGACCCAGTTTATCAGCACATGGTTTCCGTTGTTGCATGCGAAAGGCCTGATTGAGCAAGAGGCGATTGAGCGCTATGGCGAGCAGCTGACGCAAGCGTTGCATGACCTCCACCGCCGTCGCTTACGGGACATGGCGGAAAATCCCTTGCTGCTTGAGTATGATGATTTTTGTGCTGGCTCGCAAGGGCGTGTTGCCACGCGACCGCCATAG